One segment of Synchiropus splendidus isolate RoL2022-P1 chromosome 4, RoL_Sspl_1.0, whole genome shotgun sequence DNA contains the following:
- the ptpn12 gene encoding tyrosine-protein phosphatase non-receptor type 12 isoform X1, whose translation MEQAGVLRSFIQGVKSMSRGDEERGEDSFACDFMRLRRLSTKYRTEKIYPTNEGEREENVKKNRYKDILPFDHTRVKLTLQTSTEDSDYINANFVKGVDGPESYIATQGPLPNTVLDFWRMNWQYNITVIVMACREFEMGRKKCEKYFPLMGEGSLSFGPFTIACESEQSRTDYFIRTLLVKYQEESRRITQFHYMNWPDHDVPSSFDSILDMIGLMREYQEDNHVPICVHCSAGCGRTGAICAIDYTWNLLKAGKIPEDFNVFRLIQEMRTQRHSAVQTKEQYELVHRAIAQLFQKQLQVLEGPGTHILDNMVQSLDKCGQQSDDERLDTPPPKPPRIRSSQVEGDVKEEILQPPEPHPVPPILTPSPPSAFPTVTDVRQDNDRYHPKPVIHVLATASSQNQNWDPHQNQPTQSASELKDRDLPDPAPPADLDLNDNYSNRAKAEPGHSPAPSSPLSPVLDSSGVPRIERKLSIEIKKVPLQEGPRSFDTSAANQSVALQRSHAFKARSGPSLLTSSSSLSEESGTEGAEGGILARPNHLPVNPERTKGQDKAGQATWTQSCSSPDKLSKPYLDQFAPSSSSSSDIAPPSSSSSSSEHAPASSSSSSHLSPPSSTSSSSTPVRTALSFTNPLHSDNSEEEGDMELTAARDSYHISVSMATVTATHHGDQPMLRKVSSMSIAGQTSPTSDPEKFWDSDDSPPPLPERTPESFVLASGASLIAAPWSTSQHFFFFRTSCLKPCPLDYLQECVCVCLYICLLYINISVFDCDSFSDISEVKNSTEATGPNRGVSECIQKTSPASTGPSDLGFGSCWGLPQGPHKPPLEWT comes from the exons atggagcaagccggCGTCCTGAGAAGCTTCATTCAGGGAGTGAAGTCCATGAGCCGCGGGGACGAAGAGCGAGGAGAGGACAGCTTCGCCTGCGACTTCATG CGTCTGCGCCGACTCTCCACCAAATATCGCACAGAGAAGATCTACCCGACAAacgagggagagagggaggagaacgTGAAGAAGAATAGATACAAGGATATACTACCAT TTGATCATACTCGGGTGAAACTGACGTTACAGACGTCAACAGAGGACTCTGATTACATCAACGCAAATTTTGTCAAG gGTGTGGATGGTCCAGAGTCCTACATTGCCACCCAAGGGCCACTTCCCAACACCGTCCTGGACTTCTGGCGGATGAACTGGCAATACAACATCacg GTCATCGTCATGGCATGCCGGGAGTTTGAGATGGGTCGG aaaAAGTGTGAGAAGTATTTCCCCTTGATGGGGGAGGGGTCGCTGAGCTTCGGACCCTTCACTATCGCCTGT GAATCCGAACAGTCCAGAACTGACTATTTCATCAGGACGTTGTTGGTCAAGTACCAGGAG GAAAGCCGCAGGATCACTCAGTTTCACTACATGAATTGGCCAGACCACGACGTCCCGTCCTCGTTTGACTCCATCCTGGACATGATTGGGTTGATGAGGGAGTACCAGGAGGACAACCACGTCCCCATCTGTGTCCACTGCAG TGCAGGCTGCGGGAGAACGGGAGCCATCTGCGCCATCGACTACACGTGGAATCTGCTGAAGGCTGGA AAAATCCCTGAAGACTTCAATGTCTTCCGTCTAATCCAAGAGATGAGGACCCAGCGACACTCTGCTGTCCAGACCAAA GAGCAGTACGAGCTGGTCCACCGAGCCATAGCACAACTGTTCCAGAAACAGCTGCAGGTCCTGGAAGGTCCCGGAACCCACATCCTTGATAACAtg GTCCAGAGTTTAGACAAGTGTGGTCAGCAGTCAGATGATGAGAGATTGGACACTCCTCCCCCCAAACCTCCACGCATCCGGAG CTCTCAGGTGGAGGGAGATGTGAAGGAGGAAATCCTGCAGCCCCCGGAGCCTCACCCTGTGCCCCCTATTCTCACCCCGTCTCCCCCCTCTGCCTTCCCCACCGTCACTGATGTCCGGCAGGACAACGACCGATACCATCCCAAACCTGTGATCCATGTTTTGGCGACGGCCTCCTCTCAG AACCAGAACTGGGACCCACATCAGAACCAGCCAACTCAGAGTGCGTCGGAACTCAAAGACAGGGATCTGCCTGATCCTGCGCCGCCAGCTGATCTGGACTTAAACGACAATTACAGCAACAGAGCCAAGGCAGAGCCAGGTCACAGTCCTGCGCCCTCCTCACCACTCTCCCCGGTTCTGGACAGCTCTGGGGTACCTCGGATCGAGAGGAAGCTCAGCATTGAGATCAAGAAGGTGCCGCTGCAGGAGGGTCCGCGCAGCTTTGACACCTCAGCAGCCAATCAGTCTGTGGCACTGCAGCGAAGCCACGCCTTCAAAGCCCGTTCTGGTCCATCACTGCTtacctccagctcctctctgtCTGAGGAGTCAGGGACCGAGGGAGCTGAAGGTGGGATCCTGGCCAGACCCAACCACCTGCCAGTGAACCCAGAGAGGACGAAGGGTCAGGACAAGGCTGGGCAGGCAACCTGGACCCAGTCCTGCAGCAGTCCGGACAAGCTCTCCAAGCCTTACTTGGACCAGTTCGCCCCTTCATCTTCGTCCTCTTCGGACATTGCTCCcccatcatcatcgtcctcttcctcagagCATGCCCCTgcctcgtcctcttcctcctcccatctctcccctccctcctccacctcctcctcctccacgccAGTCCGGACTGCCCTGAGCTTCACCAACCCGCTACACTCTGACAATTCAGAGGAAGAGGGTGACATGGAGCTGACTGCTGCCCGGGACAGCTATCACATCagcgtctccatggcaacagtcaCAGCCACTCATCATGGTGACCAGCCGATGCTCAGGAAGGTTTCATCCATGTCCATCGCTGGACAGACTTCCCCAACCTCTGACCCAGAGA AGTTCTGGGACAGCGACgactccccccctcctctcccagagagaacccCAGAGTCCTTCGTCCTGGCCTCAGGTGCGTCATTGATCGCTGCACCCTGGTCCACATcccagcacttttttttttttagaacttcCTGTCTGAAGCCCTGCCCACTTGACTATctacaggagtgtgtgtgtgtctgtctgtatatctGTCTGCTTTATATCAATATAAGTgtttttgactgtgattcttTCTCAGATATATCAGAGGTGAAGAACTCAACTGAAGCCACTGGGCCTAATAGAg GTGTGTCTGAGTGCATTCAAAAGACATCTCCTGCTTCTACCGGACCCTCGGACCTGG GGTTCGGTAGCTGCTGGGGTCTGCCGCAGGGCCCGCATAAACCCCCGCTGGAGTGGACCTGA
- the ptpn12 gene encoding tyrosine-protein phosphatase non-receptor type 12 isoform X4, producing MEQAGVLRSFIQGVKSMSRGDEERGEDSFACDFMRLRRLSTKYRTEKIYPTNEGEREENVKKNRYKDILPFDHTRVKLTLQTSTEDSDYINANFVKGVDGPESYIATQGPLPNTVLDFWRMNWQYNITVIVMACREFEMGRKKCEKYFPLMGEGSLSFGPFTIACESEQSRTDYFIRTLLVKYQEESRRITQFHYMNWPDHDVPSSFDSILDMIGLMREYQEDNHVPICVHCSAGCGRTGAICAIDYTWNLLKAGKIPEDFNVFRLIQEMRTQRHSAVQTKEQYELVHRAIAQLFQKQLQVLEGPGTHILDNMVQSLDKCGQQSDDERLDTPPPKPPRIRSSQVEGDVKEEILQPPEPHPVPPILTPSPPSAFPTVTDVRQDNDRYHPKPVIHVLATASSQNQNWDPHQNQPTQSASELKDRDLPDPAPPADLDLNDNYSNRAKAEPGHSPAPSSPLSPVLDSSGVPRIERKLSIEIKKVPLQEGPRSFDTSAANQSVALQRSHAFKARSGPSLLTSSSSLSEESGTEGAEGGILARPNHLPVNPERTKGQDKAGQATWTQSCSSPDKLSKPYLDQFAPSSSSSSDIAPPSSSSSSSEHAPASSSSSSHLSPPSSTSSSSTPVRTALSFTNPLHSDNSEEEGDMELTAARDSYHISVSMATVTATHHGDQPMLRKVSSMSIAGQTSPTSDPEKFWDSDDSPPPLPERTPESFVLASDISEVKNSTEATGPNRGVSECIQKTSPASTGPSDLGGVR from the exons atggagcaagccggCGTCCTGAGAAGCTTCATTCAGGGAGTGAAGTCCATGAGCCGCGGGGACGAAGAGCGAGGAGAGGACAGCTTCGCCTGCGACTTCATG CGTCTGCGCCGACTCTCCACCAAATATCGCACAGAGAAGATCTACCCGACAAacgagggagagagggaggagaacgTGAAGAAGAATAGATACAAGGATATACTACCAT TTGATCATACTCGGGTGAAACTGACGTTACAGACGTCAACAGAGGACTCTGATTACATCAACGCAAATTTTGTCAAG gGTGTGGATGGTCCAGAGTCCTACATTGCCACCCAAGGGCCACTTCCCAACACCGTCCTGGACTTCTGGCGGATGAACTGGCAATACAACATCacg GTCATCGTCATGGCATGCCGGGAGTTTGAGATGGGTCGG aaaAAGTGTGAGAAGTATTTCCCCTTGATGGGGGAGGGGTCGCTGAGCTTCGGACCCTTCACTATCGCCTGT GAATCCGAACAGTCCAGAACTGACTATTTCATCAGGACGTTGTTGGTCAAGTACCAGGAG GAAAGCCGCAGGATCACTCAGTTTCACTACATGAATTGGCCAGACCACGACGTCCCGTCCTCGTTTGACTCCATCCTGGACATGATTGGGTTGATGAGGGAGTACCAGGAGGACAACCACGTCCCCATCTGTGTCCACTGCAG TGCAGGCTGCGGGAGAACGGGAGCCATCTGCGCCATCGACTACACGTGGAATCTGCTGAAGGCTGGA AAAATCCCTGAAGACTTCAATGTCTTCCGTCTAATCCAAGAGATGAGGACCCAGCGACACTCTGCTGTCCAGACCAAA GAGCAGTACGAGCTGGTCCACCGAGCCATAGCACAACTGTTCCAGAAACAGCTGCAGGTCCTGGAAGGTCCCGGAACCCACATCCTTGATAACAtg GTCCAGAGTTTAGACAAGTGTGGTCAGCAGTCAGATGATGAGAGATTGGACACTCCTCCCCCCAAACCTCCACGCATCCGGAG CTCTCAGGTGGAGGGAGATGTGAAGGAGGAAATCCTGCAGCCCCCGGAGCCTCACCCTGTGCCCCCTATTCTCACCCCGTCTCCCCCCTCTGCCTTCCCCACCGTCACTGATGTCCGGCAGGACAACGACCGATACCATCCCAAACCTGTGATCCATGTTTTGGCGACGGCCTCCTCTCAG AACCAGAACTGGGACCCACATCAGAACCAGCCAACTCAGAGTGCGTCGGAACTCAAAGACAGGGATCTGCCTGATCCTGCGCCGCCAGCTGATCTGGACTTAAACGACAATTACAGCAACAGAGCCAAGGCAGAGCCAGGTCACAGTCCTGCGCCCTCCTCACCACTCTCCCCGGTTCTGGACAGCTCTGGGGTACCTCGGATCGAGAGGAAGCTCAGCATTGAGATCAAGAAGGTGCCGCTGCAGGAGGGTCCGCGCAGCTTTGACACCTCAGCAGCCAATCAGTCTGTGGCACTGCAGCGAAGCCACGCCTTCAAAGCCCGTTCTGGTCCATCACTGCTtacctccagctcctctctgtCTGAGGAGTCAGGGACCGAGGGAGCTGAAGGTGGGATCCTGGCCAGACCCAACCACCTGCCAGTGAACCCAGAGAGGACGAAGGGTCAGGACAAGGCTGGGCAGGCAACCTGGACCCAGTCCTGCAGCAGTCCGGACAAGCTCTCCAAGCCTTACTTGGACCAGTTCGCCCCTTCATCTTCGTCCTCTTCGGACATTGCTCCcccatcatcatcgtcctcttcctcagagCATGCCCCTgcctcgtcctcttcctcctcccatctctcccctccctcctccacctcctcctcctccacgccAGTCCGGACTGCCCTGAGCTTCACCAACCCGCTACACTCTGACAATTCAGAGGAAGAGGGTGACATGGAGCTGACTGCTGCCCGGGACAGCTATCACATCagcgtctccatggcaacagtcaCAGCCACTCATCATGGTGACCAGCCGATGCTCAGGAAGGTTTCATCCATGTCCATCGCTGGACAGACTTCCCCAACCTCTGACCCAGAGA AGTTCTGGGACAGCGACgactccccccctcctctcccagagagaacccCAGAGTCCTTCGTCCTGGCCTCAG ATATATCAGAGGTGAAGAACTCAACTGAAGCCACTGGGCCTAATAGAg GTGTGTCTGAGTGCATTCAAAAGACATCTCCTGCTTCTACCGGACCCTCGGACCTGGGTGG GGTTCGGTAG
- the ptpn12 gene encoding tyrosine-protein phosphatase non-receptor type 12 isoform X2: protein MEQAGVLRSFIQGVKSMSRGDEERGEDSFACDFMRLRRLSTKYRTEKIYPTNEGEREENVKKNRYKDILPFDHTRVKLTLQTSTEDSDYINANFVKGVDGPESYIATQGPLPNTVLDFWRMNWQYNITVIVMACREFEMGRKKCEKYFPLMGEGSLSFGPFTIACESEQSRTDYFIRTLLVKYQEESRRITQFHYMNWPDHDVPSSFDSILDMIGLMREYQEDNHVPICVHCSAGCGRTGAICAIDYTWNLLKAGKIPEDFNVFRLIQEMRTQRHSAVQTKEQYELVHRAIAQLFQKQLQVLEGPGTHILDNMVQSLDKCGQQSDDERLDTPPPKPPRIRSSQVEGDVKEEILQPPEPHPVPPILTPSPPSAFPTVTDVRQDNDRYHPKPVIHVLATASSQNQNWDPHQNQPTQSASELKDRDLPDPAPPADLDLNDNYSNRAKAEPGHSPAPSSPLSPVLDSSGVPRIERKLSIEIKKVPLQEGPRSFDTSAANQSVALQRSHAFKARSGPSLLTSSSSLSEESGTEGAEGGILARPNHLPVNPERTKGQDKAGQATWTQSCSSPDKLSKPYLDQFAPSSSSSSDIAPPSSSSSSSEHAPASSSSSSHLSPPSSTSSSSTPVRTALSFTNPLHSDNSEEEGDMELTAARDSYHISVSMATVTATHHGDQPMLRKVSSMSIAGQTSPTSDPEKFWDSDDSPPPLPERTPESFVLASGASLIAAPWSTSQHFFFFRTSCLKPCPLDYLQECVCVCLYICLLYINISVFDCDSFSDISEVKNSTEATGPNRGVSECIQKTSPASTGPSDLGGVR, encoded by the exons atggagcaagccggCGTCCTGAGAAGCTTCATTCAGGGAGTGAAGTCCATGAGCCGCGGGGACGAAGAGCGAGGAGAGGACAGCTTCGCCTGCGACTTCATG CGTCTGCGCCGACTCTCCACCAAATATCGCACAGAGAAGATCTACCCGACAAacgagggagagagggaggagaacgTGAAGAAGAATAGATACAAGGATATACTACCAT TTGATCATACTCGGGTGAAACTGACGTTACAGACGTCAACAGAGGACTCTGATTACATCAACGCAAATTTTGTCAAG gGTGTGGATGGTCCAGAGTCCTACATTGCCACCCAAGGGCCACTTCCCAACACCGTCCTGGACTTCTGGCGGATGAACTGGCAATACAACATCacg GTCATCGTCATGGCATGCCGGGAGTTTGAGATGGGTCGG aaaAAGTGTGAGAAGTATTTCCCCTTGATGGGGGAGGGGTCGCTGAGCTTCGGACCCTTCACTATCGCCTGT GAATCCGAACAGTCCAGAACTGACTATTTCATCAGGACGTTGTTGGTCAAGTACCAGGAG GAAAGCCGCAGGATCACTCAGTTTCACTACATGAATTGGCCAGACCACGACGTCCCGTCCTCGTTTGACTCCATCCTGGACATGATTGGGTTGATGAGGGAGTACCAGGAGGACAACCACGTCCCCATCTGTGTCCACTGCAG TGCAGGCTGCGGGAGAACGGGAGCCATCTGCGCCATCGACTACACGTGGAATCTGCTGAAGGCTGGA AAAATCCCTGAAGACTTCAATGTCTTCCGTCTAATCCAAGAGATGAGGACCCAGCGACACTCTGCTGTCCAGACCAAA GAGCAGTACGAGCTGGTCCACCGAGCCATAGCACAACTGTTCCAGAAACAGCTGCAGGTCCTGGAAGGTCCCGGAACCCACATCCTTGATAACAtg GTCCAGAGTTTAGACAAGTGTGGTCAGCAGTCAGATGATGAGAGATTGGACACTCCTCCCCCCAAACCTCCACGCATCCGGAG CTCTCAGGTGGAGGGAGATGTGAAGGAGGAAATCCTGCAGCCCCCGGAGCCTCACCCTGTGCCCCCTATTCTCACCCCGTCTCCCCCCTCTGCCTTCCCCACCGTCACTGATGTCCGGCAGGACAACGACCGATACCATCCCAAACCTGTGATCCATGTTTTGGCGACGGCCTCCTCTCAG AACCAGAACTGGGACCCACATCAGAACCAGCCAACTCAGAGTGCGTCGGAACTCAAAGACAGGGATCTGCCTGATCCTGCGCCGCCAGCTGATCTGGACTTAAACGACAATTACAGCAACAGAGCCAAGGCAGAGCCAGGTCACAGTCCTGCGCCCTCCTCACCACTCTCCCCGGTTCTGGACAGCTCTGGGGTACCTCGGATCGAGAGGAAGCTCAGCATTGAGATCAAGAAGGTGCCGCTGCAGGAGGGTCCGCGCAGCTTTGACACCTCAGCAGCCAATCAGTCTGTGGCACTGCAGCGAAGCCACGCCTTCAAAGCCCGTTCTGGTCCATCACTGCTtacctccagctcctctctgtCTGAGGAGTCAGGGACCGAGGGAGCTGAAGGTGGGATCCTGGCCAGACCCAACCACCTGCCAGTGAACCCAGAGAGGACGAAGGGTCAGGACAAGGCTGGGCAGGCAACCTGGACCCAGTCCTGCAGCAGTCCGGACAAGCTCTCCAAGCCTTACTTGGACCAGTTCGCCCCTTCATCTTCGTCCTCTTCGGACATTGCTCCcccatcatcatcgtcctcttcctcagagCATGCCCCTgcctcgtcctcttcctcctcccatctctcccctccctcctccacctcctcctcctccacgccAGTCCGGACTGCCCTGAGCTTCACCAACCCGCTACACTCTGACAATTCAGAGGAAGAGGGTGACATGGAGCTGACTGCTGCCCGGGACAGCTATCACATCagcgtctccatggcaacagtcaCAGCCACTCATCATGGTGACCAGCCGATGCTCAGGAAGGTTTCATCCATGTCCATCGCTGGACAGACTTCCCCAACCTCTGACCCAGAGA AGTTCTGGGACAGCGACgactccccccctcctctcccagagagaacccCAGAGTCCTTCGTCCTGGCCTCAGGTGCGTCATTGATCGCTGCACCCTGGTCCACATcccagcacttttttttttttagaacttcCTGTCTGAAGCCCTGCCCACTTGACTATctacaggagtgtgtgtgtgtctgtctgtatatctGTCTGCTTTATATCAATATAAGTgtttttgactgtgattcttTCTCAGATATATCAGAGGTGAAGAACTCAACTGAAGCCACTGGGCCTAATAGAg GTGTGTCTGAGTGCATTCAAAAGACATCTCCTGCTTCTACCGGACCCTCGGACCTGGGTGG GGTTCGGTAG
- the ptpn12 gene encoding tyrosine-protein phosphatase non-receptor type 12 isoform X5 — translation MEQAGVLRSFIQGVKSMSRGDEERGEDSFACDFMRLRRLSTKYRTEKIYPTNEGEREENVKKNRYKDILPFDHTRVKLTLQTSTEDSDYINANFVKGVDGPESYIATQGPLPNTVLDFWRMNWQYNITVIVMACREFEMGRKKCEKYFPLMGEGSLSFGPFTIACESEQSRTDYFIRTLLVKYQEESRRITQFHYMNWPDHDVPSSFDSILDMIGLMREYQEDNHVPICVHCSAGCGRTGAICAIDYTWNLLKAGKIPEDFNVFRLIQEMRTQRHSAVQTKEQYELVHRAIAQLFQKQLQVLEGPGTHILDNMVQSLDKCGQQSDDERLDTPPPKPPRIRSSQVEGDVKEEILQPPEPHPVPPILTPSPPSAFPTVTDVRQDNDRYHPKPVIHVLATASSQNQNWDPHQNQPTQSASELKDRDLPDPAPPADLDLNDNYSNRAKAEPGHSPAPSSPLSPVLDSSGVPRIERKLSIEIKKVPLQEGPRSFDTSAANQSVALQRSHAFKARSGPSLLTSSSSLSEESGTEGAEGGILARPNHLPVNPERTKGQDKAGQATWTQSCSSPDKLSKPYLDQFAPSSSSSSDIAPPSSSSSSSEHAPASSSSSSHLSPPSSTSSSSTPVRTALSFTNPLHSDNSEEEGDMELTAARDSYHISVSMATVTATHHGDQPMLRKVSSMSIAGQTSPTSDPENISEVKNSTEATGPNRGVSECIQKTSPASTGPSDLGFGSCWGLPQGPHKPPLEWT, via the exons atggagcaagccggCGTCCTGAGAAGCTTCATTCAGGGAGTGAAGTCCATGAGCCGCGGGGACGAAGAGCGAGGAGAGGACAGCTTCGCCTGCGACTTCATG CGTCTGCGCCGACTCTCCACCAAATATCGCACAGAGAAGATCTACCCGACAAacgagggagagagggaggagaacgTGAAGAAGAATAGATACAAGGATATACTACCAT TTGATCATACTCGGGTGAAACTGACGTTACAGACGTCAACAGAGGACTCTGATTACATCAACGCAAATTTTGTCAAG gGTGTGGATGGTCCAGAGTCCTACATTGCCACCCAAGGGCCACTTCCCAACACCGTCCTGGACTTCTGGCGGATGAACTGGCAATACAACATCacg GTCATCGTCATGGCATGCCGGGAGTTTGAGATGGGTCGG aaaAAGTGTGAGAAGTATTTCCCCTTGATGGGGGAGGGGTCGCTGAGCTTCGGACCCTTCACTATCGCCTGT GAATCCGAACAGTCCAGAACTGACTATTTCATCAGGACGTTGTTGGTCAAGTACCAGGAG GAAAGCCGCAGGATCACTCAGTTTCACTACATGAATTGGCCAGACCACGACGTCCCGTCCTCGTTTGACTCCATCCTGGACATGATTGGGTTGATGAGGGAGTACCAGGAGGACAACCACGTCCCCATCTGTGTCCACTGCAG TGCAGGCTGCGGGAGAACGGGAGCCATCTGCGCCATCGACTACACGTGGAATCTGCTGAAGGCTGGA AAAATCCCTGAAGACTTCAATGTCTTCCGTCTAATCCAAGAGATGAGGACCCAGCGACACTCTGCTGTCCAGACCAAA GAGCAGTACGAGCTGGTCCACCGAGCCATAGCACAACTGTTCCAGAAACAGCTGCAGGTCCTGGAAGGTCCCGGAACCCACATCCTTGATAACAtg GTCCAGAGTTTAGACAAGTGTGGTCAGCAGTCAGATGATGAGAGATTGGACACTCCTCCCCCCAAACCTCCACGCATCCGGAG CTCTCAGGTGGAGGGAGATGTGAAGGAGGAAATCCTGCAGCCCCCGGAGCCTCACCCTGTGCCCCCTATTCTCACCCCGTCTCCCCCCTCTGCCTTCCCCACCGTCACTGATGTCCGGCAGGACAACGACCGATACCATCCCAAACCTGTGATCCATGTTTTGGCGACGGCCTCCTCTCAG AACCAGAACTGGGACCCACATCAGAACCAGCCAACTCAGAGTGCGTCGGAACTCAAAGACAGGGATCTGCCTGATCCTGCGCCGCCAGCTGATCTGGACTTAAACGACAATTACAGCAACAGAGCCAAGGCAGAGCCAGGTCACAGTCCTGCGCCCTCCTCACCACTCTCCCCGGTTCTGGACAGCTCTGGGGTACCTCGGATCGAGAGGAAGCTCAGCATTGAGATCAAGAAGGTGCCGCTGCAGGAGGGTCCGCGCAGCTTTGACACCTCAGCAGCCAATCAGTCTGTGGCACTGCAGCGAAGCCACGCCTTCAAAGCCCGTTCTGGTCCATCACTGCTtacctccagctcctctctgtCTGAGGAGTCAGGGACCGAGGGAGCTGAAGGTGGGATCCTGGCCAGACCCAACCACCTGCCAGTGAACCCAGAGAGGACGAAGGGTCAGGACAAGGCTGGGCAGGCAACCTGGACCCAGTCCTGCAGCAGTCCGGACAAGCTCTCCAAGCCTTACTTGGACCAGTTCGCCCCTTCATCTTCGTCCTCTTCGGACATTGCTCCcccatcatcatcgtcctcttcctcagagCATGCCCCTgcctcgtcctcttcctcctcccatctctcccctccctcctccacctcctcctcctccacgccAGTCCGGACTGCCCTGAGCTTCACCAACCCGCTACACTCTGACAATTCAGAGGAAGAGGGTGACATGGAGCTGACTGCTGCCCGGGACAGCTATCACATCagcgtctccatggcaacagtcaCAGCCACTCATCATGGTGACCAGCCGATGCTCAGGAAGGTTTCATCCATGTCCATCGCTGGACAGACTTCCCCAACCTCTGACCCAGAGA ATATATCAGAGGTGAAGAACTCAACTGAAGCCACTGGGCCTAATAGAg GTGTGTCTGAGTGCATTCAAAAGACATCTCCTGCTTCTACCGGACCCTCGGACCTGG GGTTCGGTAGCTGCTGGGGTCTGCCGCAGGGCCCGCATAAACCCCCGCTGGAGTGGACCTGA